In Nicotiana tabacum cultivar K326 chromosome 21, ASM71507v2, whole genome shotgun sequence, one DNA window encodes the following:
- the LOC107776442 gene encoding arginine--tRNA ligase, cytoplasmic-like isoform X1, with translation MNSFTLSLKLPPLLSLSPPPSAQLLNSNFSPFSLNTRILRATSRRFFSAVEVHSRTISTMETDKESIGSLKQQLAKLFEESLRAAFPDISDVQPLVAICNDPKNGDYQCNNAMSLWNKIKGKGTQFKGPQPVGKSIVENLPASDMIENCSIAGPGFINIVLARQWIAKSVQKMLIDGIETWAPKLPVKRTVVDFSSPNIAKEMHVGHLRSTIIGDTLARMLEFSNVEVLRRNHVGDWGTQFGMLIEFLFEKFPNWEAGSTPAIGDLEAFYKASKQRFDSDPDFKERAQKAVVSLQGGDEKYRKAWAQICEISRKEFQKVYERLGVHLEEKGESFYNPYIPKALELLNEKGLIEESEGARVIFIEGKKIPLIVVKRDGGFNYASTDLTALWYRLNEEKADWMIYVTDVGQREHFEMFFSAAKHAGWLPSNENDYPKASHVGFGLVLGEDGKRFRTRSTEVVKLVDLLDEAKSRCKLALEERGKAKEWTAEELDQTAEAVGYGAVKYADLKNNRLTNYTFNFDQMLSDKGNTAVYLLYAHARICSIIRKSGRDIEELKKSGAMDLAHQDERMLGLHLLQFPEIVEEACTNLLPNLLCEYLYKLSEDFTKFYTNCQVVGSDEETSRLLLCEATALVMRKCFHLLGITPVYKI, from the exons ATGAACAGTTTTACCTTGTCCCTCAAACTTCCACCTCTGCTTTCACTTTCTCCGCCTCCCTCTGCTCAGCTCCTAAACTCCAATTTCTCCCCCTTTTCTCTCAATACCC GTATTCTGAGAGCAACATCTAGGAGATTTTTCAGTGCGGTAGAAGTACATTCAAGGACAATATCAACAATGGAAACT GATAAAGAAAGTATTGGGAGTCTAAAGCAGCAATTAGCGAAGCTATTTGAGGAATCACTTCGAGCAGCATTCCCTGATATTTCAGATGTGCAGCCTTTGGTTGCTATTTGCAATGATCCAAAAAATGGTGACTATCAATG CAATAATGCAATGAGCTTGTGGAATAAAATTAAAGGCAAAGGTACACAGTTCAAGGGTCCTCAACCTGTTGGAAAG TCAATTGTAGAAAACCTTCCTGCATCGGACATGATAGAGAATTGTTCTATAGCAGGACCTGGTTTCATTAATATTGTATTAGCAAGGCAATGGATAGCAAAG AGCGTTCAAAAGATGCTAATAGATGGCATCGAGACATGGGCACCGAAGCTTCCTGTTAAAAGGACGGTTGTTGACTTTTCATCACCCAACATAGCAAAAGAGATGCATGTTGGTCATTTAAGATCTACTATTATTGGAGACACTTTAGCCCGTATGCTGGAGTTTTCCAATGTTGAAGTTCTTCGGAGAAACCATGTCGGTGATTGGggcacacag TTCGGAATGTTAATTGAGTTCCTTTTTGAAAAATTTCCGAACTGGGAAGCTGGTAGTACTCCAGCGATTGGAGATTTGGAG GCATTCTATAAGGCGTCAAAACAAAGATTTGATAGTGATCCTGATTTTAAGGAAAGGGCGCAAAAGGCAGTTGTTAGTCTTCAG GGTGGGGATGAGAAGTATAGAAAGGCGTGGGCGCAAATATGTGAAATCAGCCGAAAAGAATTTCAGAAGGTGTATGAGAGACTTGGAGTTCACTTAGAGGAAAAG GGTGAAAGCTTTTATAATCCATATATTCCCAAGGCTTTGGAGTTGCTTAATGAGAAAGGATTAATTGAAGAAAGTGAAGGAGCTCGTGTTATCTTTATTGAAGGGAAGAAAATACCTCTTATTGTTGTGAAGAGGGATGGTGGTTTCAACTACGCTTCAACAGATCTTACTGCTCTATG GTATCGGCTTAATGAAGAAAAAGCAGACTGGATGATATATGTGACTGACGTTGGCCAGCGAGAGCACTTTGAAATGTTCTTTTCT gCTGCAAAACATGCGGGTTGGCTTCCCTCTAACGAGAATGATTATCCCAAAGCTAGTCATGTAGGATTTGGTCTAGTTTTAGGAGAAGACGGGAAACGGTTCCGTACGCGAAGTACTGAGGTGGTGAAGCTGGTTGATTTGCTTGATGAGGCCAAAAGCCGGTGTAAATTAGCACTTGAAGAAAGAG GTAAGGCTAAAGAATGGACAGCTGAGGAACTGGATCAAACTGCTGAAGCAGTAGGATACGGTGCTGTTAA ATATGCTGACCTGAAGAACAACAGGTTGACTAATTACACCTTCAATTTCGATCAGATGCTTAGTGATAAG GGAAATACCGCTGTGTATTTACTGTATGCACATGCTCGCATTTGTTCAATCATCAGGAAGTCGGGTAGAGATATAGAGGAGTTAAAAAAG AGTGGGGCGATGGATTTGGCTCATCAAGATGAACGCATGTTAGGACTCCATTTGCTCCAATTTCCTGAA ATTGTTGAAGAAGCTTGTACCAATCTTTTGCCCAACTTGTTGTGTGAATATCTTTACAAATTATCTGAAGACTTCACTAAATTCTATACCAACTGTCAG GTCGTTGGCTCGGATGAGGAAACAAGCAGACTCTTGCTTTGCGAGGCAACAGCACTTGTCATGAGAAAGTGTTTCCATCTTTTGGGTATCACTCCTGTTTACAAAATATGA
- the LOC107776442 gene encoding arginine--tRNA ligase, chloroplastic/mitochondrial-like isoform X2 produces METDKESIGSLKQQLAKLFEESLRAAFPDISDVQPLVAICNDPKNGDYQCNNAMSLWNKIKGKGTQFKGPQPVGKSIVENLPASDMIENCSIAGPGFINIVLARQWIAKSVQKMLIDGIETWAPKLPVKRTVVDFSSPNIAKEMHVGHLRSTIIGDTLARMLEFSNVEVLRRNHVGDWGTQFGMLIEFLFEKFPNWEAGSTPAIGDLEAFYKASKQRFDSDPDFKERAQKAVVSLQGGDEKYRKAWAQICEISRKEFQKVYERLGVHLEEKGESFYNPYIPKALELLNEKGLIEESEGARVIFIEGKKIPLIVVKRDGGFNYASTDLTALWYRLNEEKADWMIYVTDVGQREHFEMFFSAAKHAGWLPSNENDYPKASHVGFGLVLGEDGKRFRTRSTEVVKLVDLLDEAKSRCKLALEERGKAKEWTAEELDQTAEAVGYGAVKYADLKNNRLTNYTFNFDQMLSDKGNTAVYLLYAHARICSIIRKSGRDIEELKKSGAMDLAHQDERMLGLHLLQFPEIVEEACTNLLPNLLCEYLYKLSEDFTKFYTNCQVVGSDEETSRLLLCEATALVMRKCFHLLGITPVYKI; encoded by the exons ATGGAAACT GATAAAGAAAGTATTGGGAGTCTAAAGCAGCAATTAGCGAAGCTATTTGAGGAATCACTTCGAGCAGCATTCCCTGATATTTCAGATGTGCAGCCTTTGGTTGCTATTTGCAATGATCCAAAAAATGGTGACTATCAATG CAATAATGCAATGAGCTTGTGGAATAAAATTAAAGGCAAAGGTACACAGTTCAAGGGTCCTCAACCTGTTGGAAAG TCAATTGTAGAAAACCTTCCTGCATCGGACATGATAGAGAATTGTTCTATAGCAGGACCTGGTTTCATTAATATTGTATTAGCAAGGCAATGGATAGCAAAG AGCGTTCAAAAGATGCTAATAGATGGCATCGAGACATGGGCACCGAAGCTTCCTGTTAAAAGGACGGTTGTTGACTTTTCATCACCCAACATAGCAAAAGAGATGCATGTTGGTCATTTAAGATCTACTATTATTGGAGACACTTTAGCCCGTATGCTGGAGTTTTCCAATGTTGAAGTTCTTCGGAGAAACCATGTCGGTGATTGGggcacacag TTCGGAATGTTAATTGAGTTCCTTTTTGAAAAATTTCCGAACTGGGAAGCTGGTAGTACTCCAGCGATTGGAGATTTGGAG GCATTCTATAAGGCGTCAAAACAAAGATTTGATAGTGATCCTGATTTTAAGGAAAGGGCGCAAAAGGCAGTTGTTAGTCTTCAG GGTGGGGATGAGAAGTATAGAAAGGCGTGGGCGCAAATATGTGAAATCAGCCGAAAAGAATTTCAGAAGGTGTATGAGAGACTTGGAGTTCACTTAGAGGAAAAG GGTGAAAGCTTTTATAATCCATATATTCCCAAGGCTTTGGAGTTGCTTAATGAGAAAGGATTAATTGAAGAAAGTGAAGGAGCTCGTGTTATCTTTATTGAAGGGAAGAAAATACCTCTTATTGTTGTGAAGAGGGATGGTGGTTTCAACTACGCTTCAACAGATCTTACTGCTCTATG GTATCGGCTTAATGAAGAAAAAGCAGACTGGATGATATATGTGACTGACGTTGGCCAGCGAGAGCACTTTGAAATGTTCTTTTCT gCTGCAAAACATGCGGGTTGGCTTCCCTCTAACGAGAATGATTATCCCAAAGCTAGTCATGTAGGATTTGGTCTAGTTTTAGGAGAAGACGGGAAACGGTTCCGTACGCGAAGTACTGAGGTGGTGAAGCTGGTTGATTTGCTTGATGAGGCCAAAAGCCGGTGTAAATTAGCACTTGAAGAAAGAG GTAAGGCTAAAGAATGGACAGCTGAGGAACTGGATCAAACTGCTGAAGCAGTAGGATACGGTGCTGTTAA ATATGCTGACCTGAAGAACAACAGGTTGACTAATTACACCTTCAATTTCGATCAGATGCTTAGTGATAAG GGAAATACCGCTGTGTATTTACTGTATGCACATGCTCGCATTTGTTCAATCATCAGGAAGTCGGGTAGAGATATAGAGGAGTTAAAAAAG AGTGGGGCGATGGATTTGGCTCATCAAGATGAACGCATGTTAGGACTCCATTTGCTCCAATTTCCTGAA ATTGTTGAAGAAGCTTGTACCAATCTTTTGCCCAACTTGTTGTGTGAATATCTTTACAAATTATCTGAAGACTTCACTAAATTCTATACCAACTGTCAG GTCGTTGGCTCGGATGAGGAAACAAGCAGACTCTTGCTTTGCGAGGCAACAGCACTTGTCATGAGAAAGTGTTTCCATCTTTTGGGTATCACTCCTGTTTACAAAATATGA